A single genomic interval of Caretta caretta isolate rCarCar2 chromosome 23, rCarCar1.hap1, whole genome shotgun sequence harbors:
- the GEMIN7 gene encoding gem-associated protein 7, with the protein MKVPVSVTRLPRGPDGTSRGFDPNSPRYQALSPISISTVGCGNEADLEREQQGRVALRERYLRSLFAMVGRTIHFTMYERVNVSAFFDASDIDILNFQVSDLQTPLGVHREALLRCSDIISYTFEL; encoded by the coding sequence ATGAAGGTGCCAGTCAGCGTGACCCGCCTGCCCCGTGGGCCGGATGGCACAAGCCGCGGCTTTGACCCCAACTCCCCTCGGTACCAGGCTCTGAGCCCCATCAGCATCTCCACTGTGGGCTGTGGGAACGAGGCGGATCTGGAGCGGGAGCAGCAGGGCCGCGTGGCTCTGCGGGAGCGGTACCTGCGCAGCCTGTTTGCCATGGTTGGCCGCACCATCCACTTCACAATGTACGAGAGAGTCAATGTCTCGGCCTTCTTCGACGCCTCAGACATAGACATCTTGAACTTCCAGGTGTCCGACCTGCAGACCCCGCTGGGCGTGCACAGGGAGGCGCTGCTCCGCTGCTCGGACATCATCTCCTACACCTTCGAGCTGTGA